Within the Pelagovum pacificum genome, the region TCAAGAGCATGGGCGCGCGGCACGAGAACTGCATCTGCTGCGACACCAAGGGCGTCATCTACCAGGGCCGCACCGAGGGGATGAACCAGTGGAAGTCGGCCCACGCCGTGAAGACCGACCTCCGCTCGCTGGAAGAGGCGATGGAGGGCGCGGACGTCTTCCTCGGTGTGTCCGCCAAAGGGTCCGTCACGCAAGCGATGGTCGAGAGCATGGCGGATAACCCGGTCATCTTCGCCATGGCCAACCCGGATCCCGAAATCACGCCGGAAGAAGCACACGCCGTCCGGGTCGACGCGATCGTCGCGACGGGCCGCAGCGACTATCCCAACCAGGTGAACAACGTTCTCGGCTTTCCCTACCTGTTCCGTGGTGCGCTCGACATCCACGCCCGCGCGATCAACGACGAGATGAAGATCGCCTGCGCCGAAGCGCTCGCGGCTCTGGCGCGCGAGGATGTGCCGGACGAGGTCGCCGTCGCCTACGGCAAGAAGCTGACGTTCGGGCGGGATTACATCATCCCGACGCCCTTCGACCCGAGACTGATCCACCGCATTCCGCCCGCCGTCGCGAAGGCCGGGATGGACACCGGCGTCGCCCGGCGGCCCATCGTCGACATGGAGGCCTACGAAAACTCGCTGAAGGCCCGGATGGACCCCACCGCGTCGATCCTTCGCGGCATCTACGCCCGGGCGCGCACCGCGCAGGCCTCGGTCGTCTTTGCCGAGGGTGACGATCCGCGCGTGCTCAAGGCCGCCGTCATGTATCAACGCAACGGTTACGGCCGCGCGCTCGTCGTCGGGCGCGAGGCGGACGTGAAACAGAAGCTGGAGGCCGAGGGCCTCGGCGATGCGGTGCGGGAACTGCGCGTCGTGAACGCGGCCAACACCGAACATCTCGAGACCTACAAATCCTTCCTCTACCAGCGGCTTCAACGCAAAGGGCACGACCAGCAAGACGTGCACCGCCTCGCCGCGCGGGATCGTCACGTCTTCGCGGCGCTGATGCTGGCGCATGGCCATGCCGACGGGATGGTGACGGGTGCGACGCGGAAGTCGGCGCATGTGCTCGAGTTCATCAACCACGTCTTCGACGCCGGCCCGCATGACGGGGCGGTGGGTGTCTCTGCCGTTCTGGCGCGTGGGAGGATCGTGCTCATCACCGATACGCTGGTGCATGAATGGCCCGACGAGAACGACCTCGCAACCATCG harbors:
- a CDS encoding NADP-dependent malic enzyme, producing the protein MAAKFTREDALAFHMDPSPGKWEVTPTVPMTTQRDLSLAYSPGVAVPCEAIAENPELAYDYTNKGNLVAVISNGTAVLGLGNLGALGGKPVMEGKSVLFKRFADVNSIDIELDTEDPDEFCNAVRLMGPTFGGVNLEDIKAPECFIIEQRLKEEMDIPVFHDDQHGTAVICAAGLINALHLSGKKIEDCRIVLNGAGAAGIACIELLKSMGARHENCICCDTKGVIYQGRTEGMNQWKSAHAVKTDLRSLEEAMEGADVFLGVSAKGSVTQAMVESMADNPVIFAMANPDPEITPEEAHAVRVDAIVATGRSDYPNQVNNVLGFPYLFRGALDIHARAINDEMKIACAEALAALAREDVPDEVAVAYGKKLTFGRDYIIPTPFDPRLIHRIPPAVAKAGMDTGVARRPIVDMEAYENSLKARMDPTASILRGIYARARTAQASVVFAEGDDPRVLKAAVMYQRNGYGRALVVGREADVKQKLEAEGLGDAVRELRVVNAANTEHLETYKSFLYQRLQRKGHDQQDVHRLAARDRHVFAALMLAHGHADGMVTGATRKSAHVLEFINHVFDAGPHDGAVGVSAVLARGRIVLITDTLVHEWPDENDLATIAERGASVARTLGLVPRVAFVSFSTFGYPVSERAEKMHKAPKVLDARGVNFEYEGEMTVDVALNARSAEHYPFTRLTGPANVLVVPARHSASISVKLMQEMGGATVIGPILAGVNKPIQVCSTVSTVNDILNMAVIAACKVE